One Symphalangus syndactylus isolate Jambi chromosome 20, NHGRI_mSymSyn1-v2.1_pri, whole genome shotgun sequence DNA segment encodes these proteins:
- the FZD2 gene encoding frizzled-2, translated as MRPRSALPRLLLPLLLLPAAGPAQFHGEKGISIPDHGFCQPISIPLCTDIAYNQTIMPNLLGHTNQEDAGLEVHQFYPLVKVQCSPELRFFLCSMYAPVCTVLEQAIPPCRSICERARQGCEALMNKFGFQWPERLRCEHFPRHGAEQICVGQNHSEDGAPALLTTAPPPGLQPGAGGTPGGPGGGGAPPRYATLEHPFHCPRVLKVPSYLSYKFLGERDCAAPCEPARPDGSMFFSQEETRFARLWILTWSVLCCASTFFTVTTYLVDMQRFRYPERPIIFLSGCYTMVSVAYIAGFVLQERVVCNERFSEDGYRTVVQGTKKEGCTILFMMLYFFSMASSIWWVILSLTWFLAAGMKWGHEAIEANSQYFHLAAWAVPAVKTITILAMGQIDGDLLSGVCFVGLNSLDPLRGFVLAPLFVYLFIGTSFLLAGFVSLFRIRTIMKHDGTKTEKLERLMVRIGVFSVLYTVPATIVIACYFYEQAFREHWERSWVSQHCKSLAIPCPAHYTPRMSPDFTVYMIKYLMTLIVGITSGFWIWSGKTLHSWRKFYTRLTNSRHGETTV; from the coding sequence ATGCGGCCCCGCAGCGCCCTGCCCCgcctgctgctgccgctgctgctgctgcccgcCGCCGGGCCGGCCCAGTTCCACGGGGAGAAGGGCATCTCCATCCCGGACCACGGCTTCTGCCAGCCCATCTCCATCCCGCTGTGCACGGACATCGCCTACAACCAGACCATCATGCCCAACCTTCTGGGCCACACGAACCAGGAGGACGCAGGCCTGGAGGTGCACCAGTTCTATCCGCTGGTGAAGGTGCAGTGCTCGCCTGAACTGCGCTTCTTCCTGTGCTCCATGTACGCACCCGTGTGCACCGTGCTGGAACAGGCCATCCCGCCGTGCCGCTCTATCTGTGAGCGCGCGCGCCAGGGCTGCGAAGCGCTCATGAACAAGTTCGGTTTTCAGTGGCCCGAGCGCCTGCGCTGCGAGCACTTCCCGCGTCACGGCGCAGAGCAGATCTGCGTGGGCCAGAACCACTCCGAGGACGGAGCGCCCGCGCTACTCACCACCGCGCCGCCGCCGGGACTGCAGCCGGGTGCCGGGGGCACCCCGGGTGGtccgggcggcggcggcgctcCCCCGCGCTACGCCACGCTGGAGCACCCCTTCCACTGCCCGCGCGTCCTCAAGGTGCCATCCTATCTCAGCTACAAGTTTCTGGGCGAGCGTGATTGTGCTGCGCCCTGCGAACCCGCGCGGCCCGATGGTTCCATGTTCTTCTCACAGGAGGAGACACGTTTCGCGCGCCTCTGGATCCTCACCTGGTCGGTGTTGTGCTGCGCCTCCACCTTCTTCACTGTCACCACGTACTTGGTAGACATGCAGCGCTTCCGCTACCCGGAGCGGCCTATCATTTTTCTATCGGGCTGCTACACCATGGTGTCGGTGGCCTACATCGCCGGCTTCGTGCTCCAGGAGCGCGTAGTGTGCAACGAGCGCTTCTCCGAGGACGGTTACCGCACGGTGGTGCAGGGCACCAAGAAGGAGGGCTGCACCATCCTCTTCATGATGCTCTACTTCTTCAGCATGGCCAGCTCCATCTGGTGGGTCATCCTGTCGCTCACCTGGTTCCTGGCAGCCGGCATGAAGTGGGGCCACGAGGCCATCGAGGCCAACTCTCAGTACTTCCACCTGGCCGCCTGGGCCGTGCCGGCCGTCAAGACCATCACCATCCTGGCCATGGGCCAGATCGACGGCGACCTGCTGAGCGGCGTGTGCTTCGTGGGCCTCAACAGCCTGGACCCGCTGCGGGGCTTTGTGCTAGCGCCGCTCTTCGTGTACCTGTTCATTGGCACGTCCTTCCTCCTGGCCGGCTTCGTGTCGCTCTTCCGCATCCGCACCATCATGAAGCACGACGGCACCAAGACCGAAAAGCTGGAGCGGCTCATGGTGCGCATCGGCGTCTTCTCCGTGCTCTACACAGTGCCCGCCACCATCGTCATCGCTTGCTACTTCTACGAGCAGGCCTTCCGCGAGCACTGGGAGCGCTCGTGGGTGAGCCAGCACTGCAAGAGCCTGGCCATCCCGTGCCCGGCGCACTACACGCCGCGCATGTCGCCCGACTTCACGGTCTACATGATCAAATACCTCATGACGCTCATCGTGGGCATCACGTCGGGCTTCTGGATCTGGTCGGGCAAGACGCTGCACTCGTGGAGGAAGTTCTACACTCGCCTCACCAACAGCCGGCACGGTGAGACCACCGTGTGA